In one Candidatus Neomarinimicrobiota bacterium genomic region, the following are encoded:
- a CDS encoding transposase, producing the protein YKDQREFMKDLRRVYQAPTKAVAEEELVQLEKKWGQRYPIVIRSWKSKWEHLSTYFEYSPEIRKLIYTTNPVEALHRGFRKVTKAKTVFPTDAALEKMLYLAYLDISKKWKKAIRDWTKIIAQLAIHFEGRLNLEL; encoded by the coding sequence CGTATAAAGACCAACGGGAATTTATGAAAGACCTGCGACGTGTCTATCAAGCTCCTACTAAAGCAGTGGCGGAAGAAGAATTAGTCCAGTTAGAGAAGAAATGGGGGCAACGCTACCCCATTGTCATTCGCTCCTGGAAGAGTAAATGGGAGCATCTTTCCACTTACTTTGAGTATTCCCCTGAGATCCGAAAACTGATTTATACTACCAACCCGGTAGAAGCCCTACATCGAGGATTTCGCAAAGTCACCAAAGCCAAAACAGTTTTCCCAACCGATGCAGCACTGGAGAAAATGCTTTACCTGGCTTATTTAGATATCTCGAAAAAATGGAAAAAAGCCATCAGGGACTGGACAAAAATTATTGCCCAGTTGGCTATCCATTTCGAAGGAAGATTAAACCTGGAGCTC